From a region of the Halorubrum sp. BV1 genome:
- a CDS encoding hemolysin family protein: MVAVAVSVTRVVAALVLVVLNGFFVASEFAFVRVRSTSVEQLVEEGRAGSGALQDVVASLDDYLAATQLGITIASLGLGWIGEPAVAALLEPVLGPLLPEGLVHLVAFGVGFGVITFLHVVFGELAPKTIAIAQAERVALLLAPPMKLSYYLFAPGIVVFNGAANWFTRAIGVPPASETDETLEERELRRVLARSGEAGHVANAEVEMVERVFELDDTVVREVMVPRPDVVSVPADADLDAIRTIALDAGHTRYPVVADEDADRVVGFLDVKDLLRAAETGDESVTAGDLVRDVIVVPETTSLSDLLVQFRAEHRQMAAVVDEWGAFEGIATVEDAVEALVGDLRDEFDADRGDHTIRKEAEGTYEADGSVSLSVVNETLGTDFDGNGYETLAGLVLDRLGRTPDPGDSVSIAGYGFEVTAVDGARISTVRVIRADAAGGSTDADDSESDDADDSESGDADDSESGDADGSESGD; encoded by the coding sequence ATGGTAGCCGTCGCCGTCTCAGTCACCCGCGTGGTCGCTGCGCTCGTGTTGGTGGTGTTGAACGGTTTCTTCGTCGCGAGCGAGTTCGCGTTCGTCCGCGTCCGCTCCACCTCGGTCGAACAGCTCGTCGAGGAGGGCCGCGCCGGGTCCGGCGCGCTACAGGACGTCGTGGCGAGCCTCGACGACTACCTCGCGGCGACGCAGCTCGGGATCACGATCGCGTCGCTCGGACTCGGGTGGATAGGCGAGCCCGCGGTCGCCGCGCTCCTCGAGCCCGTGCTCGGCCCGCTGCTCCCCGAGGGCCTCGTCCACCTCGTCGCGTTCGGGGTCGGGTTCGGCGTCATCACCTTCCTTCACGTTGTGTTCGGCGAGCTCGCGCCGAAGACGATCGCCATCGCGCAGGCGGAGCGGGTCGCGCTGCTTTTGGCCCCGCCGATGAAGCTCTCTTACTACCTGTTCGCGCCCGGGATCGTCGTGTTCAACGGAGCCGCGAACTGGTTCACGCGGGCCATCGGTGTCCCGCCCGCGTCCGAGACCGACGAGACGCTCGAAGAGCGCGAGCTCCGGCGCGTGCTGGCGCGCTCCGGCGAGGCCGGTCACGTCGCCAACGCGGAAGTCGAGATGGTCGAGCGGGTGTTCGAACTCGACGACACGGTCGTCCGCGAGGTGATGGTCCCCCGCCCCGACGTGGTGAGCGTGCCGGCCGACGCCGACCTCGACGCGATCCGGACGATCGCGCTCGACGCCGGTCATACGCGCTACCCGGTCGTGGCCGACGAGGACGCCGACCGCGTGGTCGGCTTTCTCGACGTGAAAGACCTGTTGCGCGCCGCAGAGACCGGCGACGAGTCGGTCACCGCCGGCGACCTCGTGCGAGACGTGATCGTCGTGCCGGAGACGACGTCGCTCTCCGACCTCCTCGTCCAGTTCCGCGCCGAGCACCGCCAGATGGCCGCCGTCGTCGACGAGTGGGGGGCTTTCGAGGGGATCGCCACCGTCGAGGACGCCGTCGAGGCGCTCGTCGGCGACCTCCGCGACGAGTTCGACGCCGACCGCGGCGATCACACCATTCGGAAGGAAGCCGAGGGAACGTACGAGGCCGACGGCTCCGTCTCCCTATCGGTCGTCAACGAGACGCTCGGCACCGACTTCGACGGAAACGGCTACGAGACGCTCGCGGGGCTCGTGTTGGACCGTCTCGGCCGCACGCCGGATCCGGGCGATTCCGTCTCTATCGCCGGATACGGCTTCGAGGTCACGGCGGTCGACGGTGCCCGCATCTCGACCGTTCGGGTGATCCGGGCGGACGCCGCGGGAGGGTCGACAGACGCGGACGATTCCGAGAGCGACGACGCGGACGATTCCGAGAGCGGCGACGCGGACGATTCTGAGAGCGGCGACGCGGACGGTTCCGAGAGCGGCGACTGA
- the tmk gene encoding dTMP kinase, whose translation MLITLEGIDGSGKTTAWEALRDRFPDATFTREPTDSWYGDAVYRSIEADDADPLAELFLYTADHADHLSRTIEPALADGDLVISDRYSDSRFAYQAATLAASDVDIDRPLAYIRDVHDPFSRPPDATIYLDLDARTAAERSGRTNKFEQDGYLAAVRENYERLIDAEPDRFHRVDATASPSAVSDRVCNIVRDLTNS comes from the coding sequence ATGCTTATCACGCTTGAGGGGATCGACGGGAGCGGCAAGACGACCGCGTGGGAGGCGCTTCGCGACCGCTTCCCCGACGCGACGTTCACCCGCGAGCCGACCGATAGCTGGTACGGCGACGCGGTCTACCGGTCGATCGAGGCCGACGACGCCGACCCGCTCGCGGAGCTGTTCCTCTACACGGCGGACCACGCGGACCACCTCTCTCGGACGATCGAGCCCGCGCTCGCGGACGGCGACCTCGTGATCTCCGACCGGTACTCCGACTCGCGGTTCGCGTATCAGGCGGCGACGCTCGCCGCGAGCGACGTCGACATCGACCGACCGCTCGCGTACATTCGCGACGTTCACGACCCGTTCTCGCGGCCGCCGGACGCGACGATATACCTCGACCTCGACGCGCGGACCGCGGCCGAGCGCTCCGGACGGACGAACAAGTTCGAACAGGACGGCTATCTCGCCGCAGTCCGTGAGAACTACGAACGACTGATCGACGCCGAGCCGGACCGATTCCACCGCGTCGACGCGACCGCGTCGCCGTCAGCGGTCAGCGACCGAGTCTGTAACATCGTCAGGGACCTCACGAACTCGTAG
- a CDS encoding PadR family transcriptional regulator, with protein MTKWLHSGRRRDLCALLYDAGELRAQSLKSRLESHYDARIDPGSFYGTLTSLVEAGFLDRHREGIADVYALTDAGERALLDHYEWLTERVDGGRTTAGGESNLKR; from the coding sequence ATGACGAAGTGGCTCCACAGCGGTCGTCGCCGCGACCTGTGTGCCCTGCTGTACGACGCCGGGGAGTTGCGGGCGCAGTCGCTGAAGAGTCGGCTCGAATCGCACTACGACGCTCGGATCGATCCCGGATCCTTCTACGGGACGCTGACGTCGCTCGTCGAGGCCGGCTTCCTCGACCGCCACAGAGAGGGGATCGCGGACGTGTACGCGCTCACCGACGCCGGCGAGCGCGCGCTCCTCGATCACTACGAGTGGCTCACCGAACGGGTCGACGGCGGACGAACGACGGCGGGCGGCGAGTCGAACCTCAAACGTTAA
- a CDS encoding CopG family ribbon-helix-helix protein produces MTVVSVSMPEELLERIDGFADEHGYTGRSEVVREASRSLLGEFEDERLDGRDLMGVVTVLFDYETTSVEERMMRLRHEHEGIVASNFHSHVGSRYCMELFVLEGSLDEISAFVGKVRATKDTLTVDYSVTPVDEFDADEGAPSDDASGGGDADQ; encoded by the coding sequence ATGACGGTCGTCAGCGTCTCGATGCCGGAGGAGCTACTGGAGCGGATAGACGGGTTCGCAGACGAGCACGGCTACACCGGCCGCAGCGAGGTCGTCCGCGAGGCGTCTCGGAGCCTCCTCGGCGAGTTCGAAGACGAACGGCTAGACGGCCGAGACCTGATGGGCGTGGTGACCGTGCTGTTCGACTACGAGACGACGAGCGTCGAAGAGCGGATGATGCGGCTCCGACACGAACACGAGGGGATCGTGGCGTCGAACTTCCACAGCCACGTCGGGTCCCGCTACTGCATGGAGCTTTTCGTGCTCGAAGGGAGCCTCGACGAGATCTCGGCGTTCGTCGGGAAGGTCCGCGCGACGAAGGACACCCTCACTGTCGATTACAGCGTGACCCCTGTCGACGAGTTCGACGCCGACGAGGGAGCGCCGAGCGACGACGCCTCGGGGGGTGGCGACGCCGACCAGTGA
- the fer gene encoding ferredoxin Fer: MPTVEYLNYEVLDDQGWSMDDDDLFEKAADAGLDAEDYGSLDVNQGEYILESAEAQGYDWPFSCRAGACANCASIVKEGDIEMDMQQILSDEEVEEKNVRLTCIGSPATDEVKIVYNAKHLDYLQNRVI; this comes from the coding sequence ATGCCCACAGTAGAATACCTCAACTACGAAGTGCTCGACGACCAGGGTTGGTCGATGGACGACGACGACCTCTTCGAAAAGGCCGCAGACGCCGGCCTCGACGCCGAAGACTACGGCTCCCTCGACGTCAACCAGGGCGAGTACATTCTCGAATCGGCCGAGGCGCAGGGCTACGACTGGCCCTTCTCGTGTCGCGCCGGTGCGTGTGCGAACTGCGCGTCCATCGTCAAGGAAGGCGACATCGAGATGGACATGCAACAGATCCTCTCCGACGAGGAGGTCGAAGAGAAGAACGTCCGCCTGACCTGCATTGGCAGCCCGGCGACCGACGAGGTCAAGATCGTCTACAACGCGAAACACCTCGATTACCTGCAGAACCGCGTCATCTGA
- a CDS encoding universal stress protein encodes MYDRILLPTDGSEGVDRAIDHAIDAANRYDATLHVLYVVDSGVVNAYSGDEFVDGAEGAEATLEERGRTALESVADHAADAGVEAVTDLVYGDPHEEILRYIEGNEIDLTVMGSKTRSGSYRRMLGSVTERVSRQSTAPVSIVKTTISK; translated from the coding sequence ATGTACGATCGAATACTGCTCCCGACGGACGGAAGCGAAGGTGTCGACCGCGCGATCGACCACGCGATCGACGCCGCGAATCGGTACGACGCGACCCTTCACGTGCTGTACGTCGTCGACAGCGGCGTCGTCAACGCGTACTCCGGCGACGAGTTCGTCGACGGCGCGGAAGGTGCCGAAGCGACGCTCGAAGAGCGCGGCCGCACGGCGCTCGAATCGGTGGCCGACCACGCCGCAGACGCCGGGGTCGAGGCCGTCACCGACCTCGTGTACGGGGACCCGCACGAGGAGATCCTCCGGTACATCGAGGGGAACGAGATCGACCTGACGGTGATGGGCTCGAAGACGCGGTCGGGGAGCTACCGGCGGATGCTCGGGTCGGTCACAGAGCGCGTCTCGCGGCAGTCG